The following are encoded together in the Aerococcus mictus genome:
- a CDS encoding alpha/beta fold hydrolase: MKNILIHGLGQDHTSWDQVKRYLEAEKLTVQCPNLYELFENDPYTYQTLYQNFERQVNNYSGKVNLCGLSVGGLLALDYAKNYPEQVNALILIGVPYKIPKLLMTIQSMVFKLMPESNFKQLGLGKEEFISLIASTKGLSIATHLENISCKTLLICGDKDQFNRKSSERFHGGIKNSELRLLKNSGHEVNVDNPKALAHLIAEFWQS, from the coding sequence ATGAAGAATATTTTAATCCACGGCTTAGGCCAAGATCATACCAGTTGGGACCAAGTGAAAAGGTACTTGGAAGCTGAAAAATTGACGGTTCAGTGCCCCAACCTCTATGAATTATTTGAGAATGATCCTTATACATATCAAACTCTTTATCAAAACTTTGAAAGGCAAGTCAATAATTATTCTGGCAAGGTCAATTTATGTGGCCTTTCTGTAGGAGGCTTACTGGCTTTAGACTATGCCAAAAATTACCCGGAGCAGGTCAATGCCTTAATTTTAATCGGCGTTCCTTACAAGATCCCTAAATTATTGATGACTATACAATCAATGGTATTTAAGCTGATGCCAGAGTCAAATTTTAAACAATTAGGGCTAGGCAAAGAAGAATTTATCAGCCTGATAGCCTCAACCAAAGGTCTTAGCATTGCGACTCATTTAGAAAATATATCTTGTAAGACCTTATTAATTTGCGGAGACAAAGATCAATTTAATCGGAAGAGCAGCGAAAGGTTTCATGGTGGGATTAAAAATAGTGAATTGAGACTGTTGAAAAATTCAGGACATGAAGTCAATGTCGACAATCCCAAAGCATTAGCTCACTTGATCGCAGAATTTTGGCAGAGCTAA
- a CDS encoding fibronectin type III domain-containing protein, which yields MHWDDRIKKVGLLLTSIFVLGACAETNENSDNASADSAVEESVASEDKGSEESAKGAKDSKAGEEAEEVDPVYGEENGLDLIELQDDKPEVAPVPVNNEPNRIATNLLEETTDAMGFNWYTTDKMSDAKVKVSKSEDMSDPVEFAAEATEVTSEYAERDKDGYYIYAAATKDEDGNFIVDENGEPEEVEGYFTDEQITTDNTEWTSEGSSLGYLELQDVTEYSYKAEADDLEADTQYYYQVGSDEGGFSKVGSFRTSGEKGEPFQFIHYTDTQNAYWNANVNNEAAYGADTLKPIYSASYHALQDEDVQVTREEFAKLADELDVDVVLQGHDHNLTRTKSLVYTSDNFSYGEVEDTEKVEKDGVEYHVNPEGVTYIIPNTSGTKAYDAIYMKGADHVHKVRPKLDWMTEDDVELWNGLFDVAKQPDDSPKFDHKHENYRQSQNQNFAVYTVTEDEFLIEFYEMSGNLHEGEERTVELVDSYGIKKEK from the coding sequence ATGCATTGGGATGATCGTATCAAAAAAGTGGGGCTTTTGCTGACCTCGATTTTTGTCTTGGGGGCCTGCGCTGAAACGAATGAGAACAGCGATAATGCTTCGGCCGATAGTGCAGTCGAAGAGAGCGTGGCTTCAGAGGACAAGGGCTCGGAAGAAAGCGCTAAGGGAGCCAAGGATTCTAAAGCGGGTGAAGAGGCTGAGGAAGTTGACCCGGTTTATGGCGAAGAGAATGGCTTAGATTTAATCGAACTCCAAGACGACAAACCTGAAGTGGCTCCGGTACCTGTCAATAATGAACCTAACCGGATTGCCACCAACCTTTTAGAAGAAACCACGGATGCCATGGGCTTTAACTGGTATACCACTGACAAAATGTCAGATGCCAAGGTGAAAGTGTCAAAATCTGAAGATATGTCCGATCCAGTTGAATTCGCAGCGGAAGCGACCGAGGTGACCTCTGAATATGCGGAGCGTGACAAGGATGGCTATTATATCTATGCGGCGGCCACTAAGGATGAAGACGGCAATTTCATTGTCGACGAGAACGGTGAACCGGAAGAAGTTGAAGGTTACTTCACCGACGAACAAATCACGACCGATAATACCGAATGGACTTCTGAAGGGAGCTCCTTAGGTTACTTGGAACTCCAAGATGTGACCGAATACTCCTACAAGGCTGAAGCCGATGACCTCGAGGCTGACACCCAATACTACTACCAAGTGGGTTCTGACGAGGGTGGCTTTTCCAAGGTAGGATCCTTCAGAACTTCTGGTGAAAAAGGCGAGCCTTTCCAATTTATTCACTATACCGATACCCAAAATGCTTACTGGAATGCTAATGTCAATAACGAGGCGGCTTACGGGGCCGACACCCTTAAACCCATCTACTCAGCTTCCTACCACGCCCTCCAAGATGAGGACGTGCAAGTGACCCGAGAAGAATTCGCTAAATTAGCGGACGAACTCGATGTGGATGTGGTTCTCCAAGGCCATGACCACAACTTAACCCGGACCAAGTCTCTGGTTTATACCTCCGATAACTTCTCTTACGGGGAAGTCGAAGACACTGAAAAAGTCGAAAAAGATGGGGTGGAATACCACGTGAACCCGGAAGGCGTGACCTACATCATCCCTAACACCTCAGGAACCAAGGCCTATGACGCCATCTATATGAAGGGGGCTGACCATGTACACAAGGTTCGTCCTAAATTAGACTGGATGACTGAAGACGATGTGGAACTTTGGAACGGTCTCTTCGATGTGGCTAAGCAACCCGATGACTCACCAAAATTCGACCACAAACACGAAAACTACCGTCAATCTCAAAATCAAAACTTCGCGGTTTACACTGTCACCGAAGATGAATTCTTAATTGAATTCTATGAAATGAGCGGTAACCTCCACGAAGGGGAAGAACGGACCGTTGAATTGGTTGACTCTTACGGCATTAAGAAAGAGAAATAG
- a CDS encoding PadR family transcriptional regulator, protein MNSQLKKGVLEMLVLQQLRERDCYGYELVQEISEHIAISEGTIYPLLRRLNKEALVTTYLKESESGPPRKYYKISSQGLATLQEQIAEWQTFVQRVNAILEGG, encoded by the coding sequence GTGAACAGTCAATTGAAAAAAGGCGTTCTGGAAATGCTGGTCCTTCAGCAGTTACGGGAGCGGGATTGCTATGGTTATGAATTGGTCCAAGAAATTTCAGAACATATCGCGATTTCTGAAGGCACCATCTACCCACTCCTACGCCGCCTCAACAAAGAAGCCCTGGTGACGACTTATCTGAAGGAATCCGAATCAGGTCCGCCCCGGAAGTACTACAAAATTTCCAGCCAGGGTTTAGCCACGCTCCAAGAACAGATCGCGGAATGGCAAACTTTCGTCCAAAGAGTCAATGCCATCCTTGAAGGAGGTTAG
- a CDS encoding DUF1700 domain-containing protein: MKKEEFIDLLRFYLHKLPNSVINDILSDYQEHFQIALNQGKSEEEICQELGSPKQIAKEYLANERVFIDERPQPQQETTSHKTRRNLLIALLVIVCLPLILGLILGLGGGFLGLLTGFLALVFTIFVVAITLLASLVNPQAFMSGPIHLGLLNELHPLTKVFVVIFCFCMVIILIYLIFRLLKGCWNMIKKTWYAIQWRRKRGDY; encoded by the coding sequence ATGAAAAAAGAAGAATTTATTGACTTACTACGTTTCTACTTACATAAACTGCCCAACTCAGTCATTAATGACATCCTGAGCGACTACCAGGAACACTTCCAAATCGCTCTCAACCAGGGCAAGTCGGAAGAAGAAATCTGCCAGGAACTGGGAAGTCCCAAGCAAATCGCTAAGGAGTACCTGGCCAATGAGCGGGTCTTTATCGATGAACGCCCCCAGCCCCAGCAAGAAACCACTAGTCACAAAACCCGACGCAATCTCTTAATCGCCCTCTTGGTGATCGTCTGCCTGCCCTTGATCCTGGGATTAATTTTAGGTCTAGGCGGAGGGTTCCTAGGACTACTCACCGGTTTTCTGGCCCTGGTTTTTACCATTTTTGTGGTAGCTATCACCCTGCTGGCCAGCCTGGTCAACCCTCAAGCCTTTATGAGTGGGCCTATTCATCTGGGGTTACTGAATGAGCTCCATCCCCTAACCAAGGTCTTTGTGGTGATCTTCTGCTTCTGTATGGTGATCATTCTGATTTACCTCATCTTCCGGTTGCTCAAAGGCTGCTGGAATATGATCAAGAAAACTTGGTATGCCATTCAATGGCGGCGCAAACGAGGTGATTACTAA
- a CDS encoding 2-hydroxymuconate tautomerase — MPVVNIQLIEGRSQEVKAAIAKEITESISKHAKTPKDHVHVIFNDMKKGDYYNNN, encoded by the coding sequence ATGCCAGTTGTAAACATTCAACTCATCGAAGGACGGTCCCAAGAAGTCAAGGCGGCCATTGCTAAGGAGATTACCGAAAGCATCTCTAAGCACGCCAAGACTCCGAAAGACCATGTTCACGTGATCTTCAACGACATGAAAAAAGGCGACTACTACAACAATAATTAA
- the rihC gene encoding ribonucleoside hydrolase RihC codes for MVRKVIFDTDPGIDDAIATAILLNSDKVQVELITAVGGNVALEKTSTNALKLVNFFEKDIPVAAGNHGPLLTEFTDASEVHGESGMDGYDFPEPDKSQLLEEHAVLAMHKVLMESDEKVTIVAVGPQTNVALLVTMYPEVKDKIKEIIIMGGSFTRGNKHVMDEFNIGTDPEAAQMVLQSSVKTVMVGLDIGYIATIGLEEAAELAEKTETGKMIHSMLQHYRSAQTNQEWEMYDPTAIAYLLEPEMFEEVECNVEVELGSPLTYGQTVVDLDHKTDRPVNCVVPTTIDRNRFKEWFKESILKCK; via the coding sequence ATGGTAAGAAAAGTCATTTTTGATACAGACCCCGGAATTGATGACGCGATTGCGACTGCTATTCTCCTGAATTCAGACAAGGTTCAAGTGGAATTGATCACTGCTGTGGGTGGAAACGTGGCCTTAGAAAAGACCTCCACCAATGCCTTAAAATTAGTTAACTTCTTTGAAAAAGATATCCCTGTGGCTGCTGGTAACCACGGACCGCTCTTGACCGAGTTTACCGATGCTTCTGAAGTCCACGGCGAATCCGGTATGGACGGTTACGACTTTCCTGAACCGGACAAGAGCCAACTCTTAGAAGAACATGCCGTTCTCGCCATGCACAAGGTCTTGATGGAAAGTGATGAAAAAGTCACCATCGTTGCGGTAGGTCCACAAACCAACGTGGCCTTGCTAGTGACCATGTATCCTGAAGTGAAGGACAAAATTAAAGAAATTATCATCATGGGTGGGTCTTTCACCCGGGGCAACAAGCATGTCATGGATGAATTCAACATCGGAACTGACCCTGAAGCTGCTCAAATGGTGCTCCAATCCTCAGTCAAGACCGTGATGGTGGGATTGGATATTGGTTACATTGCCACTATTGGTCTGGAAGAAGCCGCAGAACTTGCGGAGAAAACTGAAACCGGCAAGATGATTCACTCCATGCTCCAACATTACCGCTCAGCTCAAACTAACCAAGAATGGGAAATGTACGACCCAACCGCCATCGCCTACCTCTTAGAACCCGAAATGTTTGAAGAAGTGGAATGTAACGTCGAAGTGGAACTTGGCAGTCCCTTAACCTATGGGCAAACCGTCGTCGACCTTGACCACAAAACCGACCGCCCCGTAAACTGCGTCGTCCCAACCACCATCGACCGCAACCGCTTCAAAGAATGGTTCAAGGAAAGCATATTAAAATGTAAATAG
- a CDS encoding NupC/NupG family nucleoside CNT transporter, which produces MSIVQGLLGLLVIFGLCYFLSFDRKNIKYKNVAIMLVAEVVLALVLFRTSLGLTILNGIASGMDWLMAQGIEGVNFVFGGIQLTADGFVFFLHVLAPLVFITALIGVLNWLGVLPFVVKWVGFGINKLTGAGELESYFPIASTVFGTPTNYLSVVDQVRRASEKQLFTLAVIPMSVVTVSMLAAYMKLVKPQYVVVGVLMQLLSALAVSVIVNPYNDKEEIDKGTQAYQEREGIEGDQAEEAQGEKEKEPFFSMLSDYMVTGWNTAVIVAVMLIGFVALISMLNSLFEGLINISFTELVGYVFSPFAFLMGVPKEDMVQAGSVMAQKVLANEVVAMTSLSALEGLSEKTAAIMGTYCMSFANFGTLGMVIGGVKAIDAHQGNVVAKYSLKIVLVSTLASMVTATIVGFLF; this is translated from the coding sequence ATGAGTATTGTACAAGGCCTGCTGGGTCTACTGGTCATTTTTGGCTTGTGTTATTTTCTGTCCTTTGACCGGAAAAATATTAAGTATAAGAATGTTGCTATTATGTTAGTTGCTGAGGTGGTCCTGGCCCTAGTCCTGTTTCGGACCAGCTTAGGTTTAACTATTTTGAATGGGATTGCTAGCGGGATGGACTGGCTGATGGCCCAAGGGATTGAAGGGGTCAACTTCGTCTTTGGCGGAATCCAACTGACCGCTGACGGCTTTGTCTTCTTCCTCCACGTTCTAGCGCCCCTGGTCTTTATTACCGCCTTGATCGGGGTTTTAAACTGGCTGGGCGTCCTGCCCTTTGTGGTCAAGTGGGTTGGCTTTGGCATCAATAAACTGACCGGAGCTGGGGAACTGGAATCTTACTTCCCGATTGCCTCCACCGTCTTTGGGACCCCGACTAACTATCTGTCGGTTGTCGACCAAGTCAGACGGGCTAGCGAGAAGCAATTATTTACCCTGGCAGTCATTCCCATGTCCGTGGTGACGGTCTCCATGCTGGCGGCCTATATGAAATTAGTCAAGCCCCAATACGTGGTGGTGGGTGTTCTCATGCAACTCCTGTCGGCCTTAGCGGTTTCTGTGATCGTTAACCCCTATAATGACAAGGAAGAGATTGACAAGGGGACCCAGGCCTACCAAGAACGAGAAGGCATTGAAGGCGACCAAGCTGAAGAAGCTCAAGGGGAAAAGGAAAAAGAACCCTTCTTCTCCATGCTGAGTGACTACATGGTGACCGGATGGAATACGGCCGTGATCGTGGCTGTTATGCTGATTGGTTTCGTGGCTTTGATTTCCATGTTGAACAGTCTCTTTGAAGGGCTGATCAATATTTCCTTTACCGAGTTAGTCGGCTATGTCTTCTCCCCATTCGCTTTCTTGATGGGTGTTCCTAAAGAAGACATGGTCCAAGCCGGTTCAGTCATGGCCCAAAAAGTCCTAGCCAACGAAGTCGTGGCTATGACGTCTCTCTCGGCCCTAGAAGGTTTAAGTGAAAAAACCGCCGCTATTATGGGCACCTACTGCATGAGCTTCGCCAACTTCGGAACCCTAGGCATGGTCATCGGCGGTGTCAAAGCCATCGACGCCCACCAAGGAAACGTGGTAGCCAAATATTCACTAAAAATCGTCCTCGTCTCCACTCTGGCTTCTATGGTTACCGCAACGATAGTAGGGTTCTTGTTCTAA
- a CDS encoding fructose-1,6-bisphosphatase, protein MAFSPAFLQLLAEKFPNKAAASTEMINLEAIMSLPKGTEHFMTDLHGEFDAVNHVLRNGSGNIKEKINEIFGDRLSTKRRAELATIIYYPEEKLRALTKEMESQEEIDEFYTLTTSRLVELTQFVVSKYTRSKVHKAMNPDMAYIMDELIFKDSILSNKEHYYKRIIQSVIDLDEAPRLITCLAELIRELVVDHLHILGDIYDRGPAPDRILDLLMEKNSLDIEWGNHDMIWMGAASGSKALIANVVRIQARYDNLSVIEHAYGIPLRPLVNLADTVYRDADLTGFMPKLAQDHDYHHDEVEQLARMQLAMAIIQFKLESQVIRRHPEFGCDNRLLLDKIDYQAGTINWQGKTYPLVNTSFPTVDPKDPYALTEEEDAVMEALQAAFLDSERLQKHVAFLINKGSMYKIYNNNLMFHGCIPMNEDGSFMAATIDGETLAGQDLLDKFDQVVRRMYAQRQSDESKNPDLDFAWYLWQGEGSALFGKKQMATFERYFIADKETHQEHRNVYYSWREDIDFVRRVLEEFDIDPDKGHIINGHTPIKAKDGEDAIKAEGKMIVIDGGFARAYQKTTGLGGFTLLYNSYGMQLVAHHPFHGKEDAIKYETDIESTRRVVDKELERISVRETDIGKQLTCQVQALKALIEAYQAGLIGEEVH, encoded by the coding sequence ATGGCATTTAGTCCTGCATTCTTACAATTACTGGCCGAGAAATTTCCCAACAAGGCCGCCGCATCTACGGAAATGATTAACTTAGAAGCGATTATGTCGCTCCCCAAAGGCACCGAGCACTTTATGACCGACCTGCACGGCGAATTCGACGCCGTCAACCATGTCCTGCGCAATGGATCGGGAAATATTAAGGAAAAGATCAACGAAATCTTCGGCGACCGCCTATCCACCAAGCGCCGGGCTGAACTGGCCACCATTATCTACTACCCGGAAGAGAAACTTCGTGCTCTGACTAAGGAGATGGAGAGTCAGGAGGAAATCGATGAGTTCTACACCCTGACCACTAGCCGGCTGGTGGAATTGACCCAATTTGTGGTCTCCAAGTACACCCGGTCCAAGGTTCACAAGGCCATGAACCCGGATATGGCCTATATTATGGATGAGTTGATCTTCAAGGACTCCATCCTCTCCAACAAGGAACACTACTATAAGCGCATCATCCAATCGGTCATTGACCTGGACGAAGCGCCCCGGCTAATCACCTGCCTGGCGGAATTGATCCGGGAACTGGTGGTCGACCACCTCCACATCTTAGGCGACATTTATGACCGCGGGCCTGCTCCCGACCGAATCTTAGACCTCCTCATGGAGAAGAATTCCTTAGACATTGAATGGGGCAACCACGACATGATTTGGATGGGCGCTGCTTCGGGGTCCAAGGCATTAATCGCCAATGTGGTTCGGATCCAGGCCCGCTATGATAATCTCTCTGTGATTGAACACGCCTACGGAATCCCCCTCCGGCCTTTGGTCAATTTAGCAGACACAGTTTACCGGGATGCTGACTTAACGGGCTTTATGCCCAAACTGGCCCAAGACCATGACTACCACCATGATGAAGTCGAACAATTGGCCCGGATGCAGCTGGCCATGGCCATTATTCAGTTTAAGTTAGAGTCTCAAGTTATCCGCCGCCATCCTGAATTCGGCTGTGACAACCGCCTGCTTTTAGATAAGATCGACTACCAGGCGGGAACCATTAACTGGCAAGGCAAGACCTATCCTTTAGTCAATACCTCTTTCCCCACTGTGGATCCAAAAGACCCCTATGCCTTGACTGAAGAAGAGGATGCGGTCATGGAAGCCCTCCAAGCCGCCTTTCTGGATAGCGAACGTCTCCAAAAGCACGTGGCCTTCTTGATTAATAAAGGATCTATGTATAAGATTTATAACAATAATCTCATGTTCCACGGCTGTATCCCCATGAATGAGGACGGCAGCTTTATGGCGGCTACCATTGATGGGGAAACCCTGGCTGGCCAAGACCTCTTGGATAAGTTTGACCAGGTAGTCCGGCGCATGTATGCCCAACGCCAAAGTGATGAAAGTAAGAACCCCGACCTCGACTTCGCCTGGTACCTCTGGCAGGGCGAAGGGTCGGCCCTCTTCGGTAAGAAACAAATGGCTACCTTTGAACGCTACTTTATCGCCGATAAGGAAACCCACCAGGAACACCGCAATGTTTACTACTCCTGGCGGGAAGATATCGACTTTGTCCGCCGAGTTCTAGAAGAGTTCGACATCGATCCTGACAAGGGCCATATCATTAACGGCCACACCCCCATCAAGGCCAAGGACGGGGAGGACGCCATTAAGGCGGAAGGCAAGATGATCGTGATCGACGGTGGCTTTGCTCGCGCCTATCAAAAGACCACCGGACTGGGCGGCTTTACCCTGCTCTATAATTCCTATGGTATGCAGCTAGTGGCCCACCACCCCTTCCACGGTAAGGAAGACGCCATCAAGTACGAAACCGATATCGAATCCACCCGCCGCGTGGTCGACAAGGAGTTGGAACGGATCTCAGTTAGAGAAACTGATATCGGTAAGCAACTCACTTGCCAGGTCCAAGCTCTGAAAGCCCTGATTGAAGCTTATCAAGCGGGGTTGATTGGGGAGGAAGTGCATTAA
- a CDS encoding NAD(P)H-dependent flavin oxidoreductase, producing the protein MNRVCELLNIEYPIFQGSMAGVAEAPLAGAVSEAGGLGVIATAGRKGDWLREQIKAVREITDKTFAVNLMLMSHNTEEIMEVIIDEGIKVVTTGAGNAAPLIAPLHEAGIKVVPVVANARQAKKMEDAGADAVVCEGTEAGGHVGEVTTMPLARAVIAAVDIPVIIAGGISDGHGLAAAFALGGEGVQLGTVFCASEEAPIAQGYKKAIVNCGLTDTVVVGRSIGAPVRLIQNDMVAKLQEEIDNGSTRDEFEKSNLQMLLTAITKGDTEKGIVTIGQVAGNITEIRPVKEIINSIVEEAREALKNMPSL; encoded by the coding sequence ATGAACCGAGTTTGTGAATTATTAAATATTGAGTATCCGATTTTCCAAGGGTCCATGGCGGGTGTCGCTGAAGCTCCCCTAGCTGGCGCTGTTTCTGAAGCCGGTGGTTTAGGGGTTATTGCTACCGCTGGCCGTAAAGGGGACTGGTTACGTGAACAAATCAAAGCTGTCCGCGAAATCACTGACAAGACCTTTGCTGTTAACTTAATGTTAATGTCTCACAACACCGAAGAAATCATGGAAGTGATTATCGACGAAGGCATTAAAGTGGTAACAACTGGCGCTGGGAATGCTGCGCCTTTAATCGCGCCTCTACATGAAGCTGGGATTAAAGTGGTTCCTGTGGTAGCTAACGCCCGTCAAGCCAAGAAAATGGAAGACGCTGGTGCTGATGCTGTTGTCTGTGAAGGAACCGAAGCTGGGGGCCACGTGGGCGAAGTCACTACCATGCCTTTAGCCCGTGCGGTGATTGCTGCAGTGGATATTCCTGTTATCATTGCTGGTGGGATTTCTGACGGCCATGGTTTAGCCGCAGCCTTTGCTCTTGGTGGTGAAGGGGTTCAATTAGGAACCGTCTTCTGTGCCAGTGAAGAAGCTCCAATTGCCCAAGGTTACAAGAAAGCTATCGTTAACTGTGGTTTAACCGATACAGTGGTTGTGGGTCGTTCCATCGGCGCCCCTGTCCGTTTAATCCAAAATGACATGGTCGCTAAGCTTCAAGAAGAAATCGACAACGGTTCAACCCGTGACGAATTCGAAAAATCCAACCTCCAAATGTTACTAACCGCTATTACCAAAGGTGACACCGAAAAGGGTATCGTTACCATCGGGCAAGTAGCCGGTAACATCACCGAAATTCGCCCAGTCAAAGAAATTATTAACAGCATCGTCGAAGAAGCCCGCGAAGCTTTGAAAAACATGCCGAGTTTGTAA